Proteins encoded together in one Dasypus novemcinctus isolate mDasNov1 chromosome 9, mDasNov1.1.hap2, whole genome shotgun sequence window:
- the MAP3K6 gene encoding mitogen-activated protein kinase kinase kinase 6 isoform X10 yields MTNNVLLCSQAALPDLQALREDVFQKNSDCAGSYTLIPYVVTASGRVLCGDAGVLRGLAEGLVQVGVGTEALLTPLVGRLARLLEATPTDSCGYFRETIRQNIRQARERFSGQQLRQELARLQRRLDSVELLSADIVMNLLLSYRDVQDYSAIIELVETLQALPTCDVAEQHNVCFHYTFALNRRNRPGDREKALAVLQPLVQSGGSVAPDLYCMCGRIYKDMFFSSSFQDAGHREQAYHWVPLPSLSPTRYRKAFEVEPSLHSGINAAVLLIAAGQRFEDSEELQLIGMKLGCLLARKGCVEKMQYYWDVGFYLGAQILANDPIQVVLAAEQLYKLNAPIWYLVSVMETFLLYQHFRPMPKAPGGPPRRAHFWLHFLLQSCQPFKPTSPQGDQCLVLVLELNKVLLPASLEVGGTDTVHAVTLSLLESETQQDAPSRWTFTVASICGISASKRDERCCFLYALPPAQDVQLCFPSVGQCQWFCGLIQALVTNPDAAAPTEEAEGVGEVLEFDYEYTENGERLVLGKGTYGVVYAGRDRHTRVRIAIKEIPERDSRFSQPLHEEIALHKRLRHKNIVRYLGSASQGGYLKIFMEEVPGGSLSSLLRSVWGPLQDNESTISFYTRQILQGLGYLHDNHIVHRDIKGDNVLINTFSGLLKISDFGTSKRLAGITPCTETFTGTLQYMAPEIIDQGPRGYGKAADIWSLGCTVIEMATGRPPFHELGSPQAAMFQVGMYKVHPPMPSSLSAEAQAFLLQTFEPDPHFRASAQALLGDPFLQPGKRSRSLGSLRPSPRPSDAPSASSTPSAASTTQSQTFPCPQAPSQHLPSPQKRCLSYGDTRQLSVPESPGVEEPAFPEESSGLSLLHQESKRRAMLAGVLEQELPALSENLREAQEQGPPEPRLGRDHVEQLLHSLRAHIHTPNRRQLAQELRALQGQLRAQGLAPALLHGPLFAFPDAVKQILRRRQIRPHWMFVLDSLLSRAVRAALAVLGAEVEKEEAPLRSEEPGDEEGYQQPQQETPVQGSPLPTEPEQGPPPLMVQLGLLRAETDRLRAVLAQKERECQALVPQALQQVSRDARTCALASGPRAAEPQLHPPCLAHLCHSRRPHLHPHQVRPRLSHAQILALSCAPVVVPPWEPPRYHSPLGEGELGRPWTQRSPGPLLALLLEPATPRGGMVCRIWRAILAQRAGSMPGPPPPGSLNGGSSGRRPDPRADEWRGDKQLLTHPPPDLGATGGGQAGGGHAGAEPHPQWGETTTGAPQIPRALPGKDD; encoded by the exons GACTGCGCCGGCAGCTACACGCTGATCCCCTATGTGGTGACGGCCAGCGGCCGGGTGCTGTGTGGTGACGCAGGCGTCCTGAGGGGCCTAGCTGAAGGGCTCGTgcaggtgggggtgggcaccGAGGCCCTGCTCACGCCCCTGGTGGGCCGCCTGGCCCGCCTGCTGGAGGCCACGCCCACGGACTCTTG TGGCTACTTCCGGGAGACCATTCGGCAGAACATTCGGCAGGCCCGGGAGCGGTTCAGCGGGCAGCAGCTGCGGCAGGAGCTGGCTCGCCTGCAGCGGAGACTGGACAGCGTGGAGCTGCTGAGCGCCGACATCGTCATGAACCTGCTGCTCTCCTACCGCGACGTGCAG GACTACTCGGCCATCATCGAGCTGGTGGAGACCCTGCAGGCCCTGCCCACCTGTGATGTGGCCGAACAGCACAATGTCTGCTTTCACTACACGTTTGCCCTCAACCG gaggAACAGGCCCGGGGACCGGGAGAAGGCACTGGCAGTGCTCCAGCCCCTGGTACAGTCTGGGGGCTCTGTGGCACCTGACCTATACTGCATGTGTGGCCGTATCTACAAGGACATGTTCTTCAGCTCCAGCTTCCAGGATGCTGGACACCGCGAGCAGGCCTACCACTG GGTCCCTCTCCCCTCGCTCTCCCCCACCAGGTACCGCAAGGCCTTTGAGGTGGAGCCCAGTCTCCACTCGGGCATCAACGCAGCTGTGCTCCTCATTGCTGCTGGGCAGCGCTTTGAGGACTCCGAGGAGCTCCAGCTAATAG GAATGAAGCTGGGCTGCCTGCTGGCTCGTAAGGGCTGTGTGGAGAAGATGCAGTATTACTGGGACGTGGGCTTCTACCTGGGAGCCCAGATCCTTGCCAATGACCCCATCCAGGTGGTGCTGGCTGCAGAGCAGCTGTACAAGCTCAAtgcccccatatg GTACCTGGTGTCAGTGATGGAAACCTTCCTGCTCTACCAGCACTTCAGACCCATGCCAAAGGCCCCTGGAGGGCCCCCGCGCCGCGCCCACTTCTGGCTCCACTTCTTGTTACAGTCCTGCCAGCCCTTCAAGCCCACCTCCCCCCAGGGGGACCAGTGCTTG GTGCTGGTCCTGGAACTGAACAAGGTGCTGCTGCCTGCGAGTCTCGAGGTTGGGGGTACAGACACCGTGCACGCTGTGACCCTGAGTCTGCTGGAGTCAGAGACCCAG CAGGATGCGCCTTCCCGCTGGACCTTCACCGTGGCCTCCATCTGCGGCATCAG CGCCTCCAAGCGGGACGAGCGCTGCTGCTTCCTCTACGCGCTTCCTCCAGCTCAGGACGTCCAGCTGTGCTTCCCCAGCGTGGGCCAGTGCCAGTG GTTCTGCGGCCTGATCCAGGCCTTGGTGACGAATCCCGATGCCGCGGCGCCCACGGAGGAGGCGGAGGGCGTGGGGGAGGTGCTGGAG TTTGATTATGAGTACACCGAGAACGGCGAGCGGCTGGTGTTGGGCAAGGGCACCTATGGGGTCGTGTACGCGGGCCGCGACCGGCACACGCGGGTACGCATCGCGATCAAGGAGATCCCGGAGCGCGACAGCAG gtTCTCTCAGCCCTTGCATGAAGAGATTGCTCTGCACAAACGCCTGCGCCACAAGAACATCGTGCGCTATCTGGGCTCAGCCAGCCAGGGCGGCTACCTCAAGATCTTCATGGAGGAAGTGCCTGGAG GCAGCCTGTCCTCCTTGCTGCGGTCAGTGTGGGGACCCCTGCAGGACAACGAGAGCACCATCAGTTTCTACACTCGCCAGATCCTGCAGGGACTTGGCTACCTGCATGACAACCACATCGTGCATCGGGACATCAAG GGGGACAATGTGCTGATCAACACCTTCAGTGGGCTGCTCAAGATTTCTGATTTCGGCACTTCCAAGCGGCTGGCCGGCATCACACCCTGCACTGAGACCTTTACAG GCACCCTGCAGTATATGGCCCCAGAGATCATCGACCAGGGCCCACGAGGATATGGGAAGGCAGCTGATATCTGGTCACTGGGCTGCACTGTAATTGAGATGGCCACAGGTCGCCCACCTTTCCATGAGCTAGGGAGCCCGCAGGCTGCCATGTTTCAG GTGGGCATGTACAAGGTGCATCCGCCTATGCCCAGTTCTCTGTCGGCTGAGGCCCAAGCTTTCCTCCTCCAGACTTTTGAGCCAGATCCCCACTTTCGGGCCAGTGCCCAAGCACTGCTGGGGGACCCCTTCCTGCAGCCTGGGAAGAGGAGTCGCAGCCTTGGCTCCCTCCGCCCTTCTCCACGGCCCTCAG ATGCCCCTTCAGCCAGTTCCACTCCCTCAGCTGCCTCAACTACCCAGTCCCAGACGTTCCCCTGCCCTCAGGCGCCCTCTCAGCACCTGCCCAGCCCCCAAAAGCGCTGCCTCAGTTATGGGGACACCAGGCAGCTCAG TGTGCCCGAGTCGCCCGGGGTGGAGGAACCCGCGTTCCCCGAGGAGAGTTCGGGATTGAGCCTGCTGCACCAAGAGAGCAAGCGCCGGGCCATGCTGGCAGGGGTACTGGAACAGGAGCTGCCGGCGCTGTCGGAGAACCTGCGCGAGGCGCAGGAACAG GGTCCCCCGGAACCCCGTCTGGGGAGGGATCATGTGGAACAGCTACTGCACTCCCTCCGGGCCCACATCCACACCCCCAACCGCCGGCAGTTGGCCCAGGAGCTGCGGGCGCTGCAAGGACAGCTGCGGGCCCAGGGCCTCGCACCTGCGCTTCTGCACGGACCGCTCTTCGCCTTCCCTGATGCG GTGAAGCAGATCCTCCGCAGGCGCCAGATCCGCCCCCACTGGATGTTCGTGCTGGACTCGCTGCTCAGCCGCGCTGTGCGCGCGGCCCTGGCGGTGCTTGGCGCGG AGGTGGAGAAAGAGGAGGCCCCCCTGCGGTCGGAGGAGCCCGGCGACGAAGAGGGGTACCAGCAGCCGCAGCAGGAGACCCCGGTCCAGGGGAGCCCGCTCCCGACGGAGCCCGAGCAGGGCCCCCCGCCTCTGATGGTGCAGCTGGGCCTCTTGCGAGCAGAGACTGACAG GCTCCGAGCTGTCCTGGCCCAGAAGGAACGGGAGTGCCAGGCCCTGGTGCCGCAGGCTTTACAGCAGGTGTCTAGGGATGCCAGGACTTGTGCCCTGGCCTCAGGGCCCCGAG CTGCTGAACCACAGCTTCACCCTCCATGCCTTGCTCACCTGTGCCACTCGAGACGACCTCATCTACACCCACATCAGGTACGTCCTAGGCTCTCCCACGCGCAGATCCTGGCCCTCAGCTGTGCACCTGTTGTTGTTCCTCCCTGGGAGCCACCGCGGTACCACAGTCCCCTGGGGGAAGGGGAATTGGGCAGACCATGGAcccagagaagcccaggacccCTTCTGGCTTTGCTACTGGAGCCCGCTACCCCTAGGGGAGGGATGGTGTGCCGCATCTGGAGAGCCATCCTGGCACAGCGAGCAGGATCCATGCCCGGGCCTCCGCCCCCCGGGAGCCTGAATGGAGGTAGCAGCGGCAGGAGGCCAGACCCCAGGGCAGATGAATGGAGAGGAGACAAGCAGCTTCTGACACACCCACCCCCAGACCTAGGGGCAACTGGAGGAGGCCAGGCAGGTGGGGGGCACGCCGGGGCCGAGCCCCACCCCCAGTGGGGAGAAACAACCACAGGGGCACCCCAGATACCCCGAGCACTGCCAGGTAAAGATGATTAA